A DNA window from Comamonas sp. 26 contains the following coding sequences:
- a CDS encoding patatin-like phospholipase family protein: MSPNAFLRPLVCLSLLGLAACGSSPPSPTAAANAPSSSPATTASAPPIKIGLALGGGAAKGFAHIGVIKILEANGLTPSFVAGTSAGSVVGAMYASGMNAFELQEKAVALDEAKIRDLQFSSGGLVLGQKLEDYVNEQVQRKPMEQLAKPFVVISTRLEDGERTVFARGNVGQAVRASSSVPGVFQPVTIGKYHYVDGGIVSPVPVDAARNLGADIVIAVDISNKASGKTPANMLGALNQSIAIMGQKLGQAELARADIILRPKVLDIGPADFAQRSHAIVEGEKATTALMPQIRERIAQLQAERAKAMQIAQLKAQEAKHQECLKQRSRLQKLSGMVGMSDDCKKP, encoded by the coding sequence ATGAGCCCGAATGCTTTTTTGCGCCCTTTGGTCTGTTTGAGCCTGCTTGGCCTTGCCGCCTGCGGCAGCAGCCCCCCCTCCCCCACCGCTGCGGCCAATGCGCCCTCATCCTCGCCAGCCACCACGGCATCTGCGCCCCCAATCAAGATTGGTCTGGCTCTGGGCGGTGGTGCGGCCAAGGGCTTTGCCCACATCGGCGTCATCAAGATTCTGGAGGCCAACGGTCTCACCCCTTCGTTTGTCGCAGGCACCAGCGCAGGCAGCGTAGTGGGTGCGATGTATGCCAGCGGCATGAATGCGTTTGAGCTGCAGGAAAAAGCCGTGGCACTCGACGAAGCCAAGATTCGTGACCTGCAGTTTTCCTCGGGCGGCCTGGTGCTGGGGCAAAAGCTGGAAGACTATGTGAACGAGCAAGTGCAGCGCAAGCCCATGGAGCAGTTAGCCAAGCCCTTTGTGGTCATCTCCACCCGCCTTGAAGATGGCGAGCGCACCGTGTTTGCACGCGGTAATGTGGGTCAGGCCGTGCGTGCCTCCAGCAGCGTACCGGGAGTGTTCCAGCCCGTGACGATTGGCAAGTATCACTATGTAGACGGCGGCATCGTCAGCCCCGTGCCCGTGGATGCCGCGCGCAATCTGGGTGCCGACATCGTGATTGCCGTAGACATTTCCAACAAGGCCAGCGGCAAGACCCCTGCCAACATGCTGGGTGCGCTCAACCAGTCGATTGCCATCATGGGCCAGAAGCTGGGGCAGGCTGAGCTGGCGCGCGCCGACATCATCCTCCGCCCCAAGGTGCTGGACATTGGCCCGGCCGATTTTGCGCAGCGCAGCCACGCGATTGTGGAGGGCGAGAAAGCCACCACCGCACTGATGCCGCAAATCCGCGAACGCATTGCCCAGCTGCAGGCAGAACGTGCCAAGGCCATGCAGATTGCACAGCTCAAGGCGCAGGAAGCCAAGCATCAGGAATGCCTGAAACAGCGCTCCAGACTGCAAAAGCTGTCCGGTATGGTTGGCATGAGTGATGACTGCAAAAAGCCCTGA
- a CDS encoding acyl-CoA dehydrogenase — protein sequence MRLRSTIDFLLYDWLQAEELSRRPRFSDHSRNTFDAVMDICERIAREKYAPFNRTVDTQEPQFDGEKVILPRCTYDAREAYADSGMLSAAQDYEIGGMQLPYVVESAANCFFAAASISIGSNMLTSGNANAIMAHGTELQKTVFAANEFNGRWAGTMALSEPQAGSSLSDIATRAEPDGADFETEALGPRYRLKGNKMWISAGDHELTENIVHLVLAKIPGPDGKPVPGVKGISLFIVPKKLVDTQGQLTGERNDVALAGLNHKLGWRGTTNTLLNFGEGKYPVHGEQGGGLDGHGAGAIGYLVGKPGEGLKCMFHMMNEARISIGMAASMLGMAGYHASLEYAQSRPQGRPIGGGGKDASKPQSRIIEHADVKRMLLAQKAYCEGALALNLLCAKLVDEQNTGESEQAAEAKLLLEVLTPVAKSWPSEFCLEANSLAIQIHGGYGYTRDFAVEQYWRDNRLNMIHEGTHGIQAMDLLGRKVIMEGGKGLQLLATRINATIQKALQQAKLSTYANQLARALADVGSTTKAAWATDNPQEALANAVPYMQAFGHVVLGWIWLDVALAVLAKDDGLAIAAHRGSMAAQRYFFHYELPRIGAWLQVVKARDMTCAHMEEDAF from the coding sequence ATGCGCCTGCGCTCCACCATTGATTTCTTGCTCTACGACTGGCTGCAGGCCGAAGAGTTGAGCCGTCGCCCCCGTTTTTCTGACCATTCGCGCAACACTTTTGATGCCGTAATGGACATCTGCGAGCGCATTGCCCGTGAGAAATATGCGCCGTTCAATCGCACAGTAGACACGCAGGAGCCGCAGTTTGATGGCGAAAAAGTCATCTTGCCCCGATGCACCTACGACGCCCGCGAGGCCTATGCCGACTCAGGTATGCTCAGCGCCGCGCAAGACTATGAAATTGGCGGCATGCAACTGCCTTATGTGGTGGAGTCGGCAGCCAACTGTTTTTTTGCTGCCGCTTCGATCAGCATTGGCTCGAACATGCTGACCTCGGGCAATGCCAACGCCATCATGGCCCACGGAACGGAGTTGCAAAAAACCGTGTTTGCGGCCAATGAGTTCAACGGCCGCTGGGCAGGCACCATGGCTCTGTCTGAGCCGCAGGCGGGCTCGTCCCTGTCCGATATCGCCACGCGTGCCGAGCCCGATGGTGCTGATTTTGAAACCGAAGCGCTGGGGCCACGCTACCGCCTCAAGGGCAACAAGATGTGGATCAGCGCCGGCGACCATGAGCTGACCGAAAACATCGTGCACCTGGTGTTGGCCAAGATTCCCGGCCCCGATGGCAAGCCTGTGCCCGGCGTCAAAGGTATCTCGCTGTTTATCGTTCCCAAAAAGCTGGTTGACACCCAAGGTCAGTTGACCGGAGAGCGCAATGATGTGGCGCTGGCAGGTCTGAACCACAAGCTGGGCTGGCGCGGGACCACCAATACGTTGCTCAATTTTGGTGAAGGCAAGTACCCGGTGCACGGCGAGCAGGGTGGCGGGCTGGACGGCCATGGGGCCGGAGCCATTGGCTATCTGGTGGGTAAGCCCGGCGAGGGTCTCAAGTGCATGTTCCACATGATGAACGAGGCGCGCATCTCCATCGGCATGGCTGCATCCATGCTGGGCATGGCGGGCTATCACGCCAGTCTGGAATATGCGCAAAGCCGCCCGCAAGGTCGCCCGATTGGTGGCGGCGGCAAGGATGCAAGCAAGCCGCAGTCGCGCATCATTGAGCATGCAGATGTCAAGCGCATGCTGCTGGCGCAAAAAGCCTATTGCGAAGGCGCGCTGGCGCTGAACCTGCTGTGCGCAAAACTGGTGGATGAGCAGAACACGGGTGAGAGTGAGCAGGCGGCAGAGGCCAAGCTGCTGCTGGAAGTACTGACCCCGGTTGCCAAGAGCTGGCCCAGCGAGTTCTGTCTGGAGGCCAATTCTCTAGCCATTCAGATTCATGGTGGCTATGGTTATACGCGTGACTTTGCGGTGGAGCAGTACTGGCGCGACAACCGCCTGAACATGATTCACGAAGGCACGCATGGCATTCAGGCCATGGATTTGCTGGGCCGTAAAGTCATCATGGAGGGCGGCAAAGGCCTGCAACTGCTGGCTACGCGCATCAATGCCACGATTCAAAAGGCGCTGCAGCAGGCAAAGCTGAGCACCTATGCCAATCAGCTGGCCCGAGCGCTGGCGGATGTGGGCTCCACCACCAAGGCAGCCTGGGCGACGGATAACCCGCAGGAAGCGCTGGCCAATGCCGTGCCTTATATGCAGGCCTTTGGCCATGTGGTGCTGGGCTGGATCTGGCTGGATGTGGCACTGGCCGTGCTGGCCAAGGACGACGGGCTGGCCATTGCCGCCCACCGTGGCAGCATGGCGGCGCAGCGCTACTTCTTCCACTACGAGCTTCCGCGTATCGGCGCATGGCTGCAGGTGGTCAAGGCGCGGGATATGACTTGTGCCCACATGGAAGAAGACGCTTTTTAA
- a CDS encoding acetyl-CoA C-acyltransferase translates to MTSAVIVSTARTPLAKSWKGAFNMTYGPTMGAHAVKAAVERAGIDGAEVEDVIMGMSLPEGTTGGNVARLIAVRAGLPVTTSGLTINRFCSSGLQAIALASQRIIAGENDVLVAGGLESISCVQPHLNPHMAFDPELTAMKPEIYWNMLQTAEQVAKRYNISRDAQDEYGASSQQKAAAAQAAGLFEAEIAPMKTVMGVVDKVRGMITKEVTVSQDEGIREGTTKEGISGLRSALPGGVITAGNASQFSDGAGACAVVSEAYASRKDLKPLGRFLGFAVAGCEPDEMGIGPIYAIPKVLKKLGLSVNDIDLWELNEAFAVQVIYCRDFLHIPADKLNVNGGAIAVGHPYGVSGQRLTGHALIEGKRRGAKRVCVTMCIGGGMGAAAVFEVL, encoded by the coding sequence ATGACATCCGCAGTGATTGTTTCTACCGCCCGTACCCCGCTGGCCAAGAGCTGGAAGGGCGCTTTCAACATGACTTACGGCCCGACCATGGGCGCCCATGCGGTCAAGGCCGCCGTGGAGCGCGCCGGCATCGATGGCGCTGAAGTCGAAGACGTGATCATGGGCATGTCGCTGCCCGAAGGCACGACCGGCGGCAACGTGGCACGCCTGATTGCCGTGCGCGCCGGCCTGCCGGTGACGACATCCGGCCTGACCATCAACCGCTTCTGCTCCTCGGGTCTGCAGGCGATTGCGCTGGCTTCCCAGCGCATCATCGCGGGCGAAAACGATGTGCTGGTGGCCGGTGGACTGGAAAGTATTTCCTGTGTGCAGCCCCACCTGAATCCGCACATGGCGTTTGATCCAGAGCTGACTGCCATGAAGCCCGAGATCTACTGGAACATGCTGCAGACGGCCGAGCAGGTCGCCAAACGCTACAACATCAGCCGCGATGCGCAGGATGAATACGGTGCATCCAGCCAGCAGAAAGCCGCTGCCGCGCAGGCAGCCGGTTTGTTCGAAGCTGAAATCGCTCCCATGAAAACGGTGATGGGCGTGGTGGACAAGGTGCGCGGCATGATCACCAAGGAAGTGACCGTCAGCCAGGATGAAGGCATTCGCGAAGGCACAACCAAGGAAGGCATCAGCGGCCTGCGCAGTGCGCTGCCCGGCGGTGTGATTACGGCAGGCAACGCAAGCCAGTTCTCGGATGGTGCTGGCGCCTGCGCCGTGGTCAGTGAAGCCTATGCATCGCGCAAGGACCTCAAGCCTCTGGGCCGCTTTCTGGGCTTTGCGGTGGCTGGTTGCGAACCTGACGAGATGGGTATTGGCCCCATCTATGCCATCCCCAAGGTGCTCAAAAAACTAGGCCTGTCGGTAAATGACATTGACCTCTGGGAGCTGAACGAAGCCTTTGCGGTGCAGGTCATCTATTGTCGCGATTTCCTGCACATTCCTGCTGACAAGCTGAACGTCAACGGCGGTGCGATTGCCGTGGGTCACCCCTATGGCGTCTCGGGCCAGCGCCTGACGGGCCACGCTCTGATCGAAGGCAAGCGCCGCGGCGCCAAGCGTGTCTGCGTGACCATGTGCATCGGCGGCGGCATGGGTGCAGCGGCTGTTTTCGAAGTTCTTTAA
- a CDS encoding 3-hydroxyacyl-CoA dehydrogenase NAD-binding domain-containing protein, with product MTAEYKVDGAIAVITLNNPPVNGLGLSTRRGIVDGLNKALADAAVKAIVITGAGKAFSGGADITEFGKEDAYREPHLISVIQQLDLSTKPLIAAIHSVCMGGGLELALGCHYRFAAPGTAVALPEVKLGLLPGAGGTQRLPRALGVEPALNMIVSGETVMSEMLAMQPGQKLFNKMAASAETLLAEAKGFALEVAEVRPLPRVRDLPCKHPKGDAYFEFAATMVQGMSKNFPAPLRCVEAVKNATTKKFDDGMVAEREAFMQLMMTPESRALRHLFMAERAASKIADVPGDTPVRDIKTVGVIGAGTMGGGIAMNFLNAGIPVTILETKAEALERGVATIKKNYEAQVKKGKLKEDKYAQRMALLSTTLAYEDLKTCDLIIEAVFEELGVKEAVFKQLDAVAKPGAILASNTSTLDVDKIAAFTKRPQDVVGMHFFSPANVMKLLEVVRGKATAKDVLATVMKVGKKIKKTAVVSGVCDGFIGNRMIEQYSRQAGFLLDEGASPQQVDKAIEKFGFAMGPFRMGDLAGNDIGWAIRKRRYQEKPDMKYSASADRLCELGRFGQKTGAGWYDYLPGKRDALVSDVVTQMIDAHRKSLGITPRKISDEEIVQRLVFALVNEGAHILEEGIAGKSGDIDMVYLTGYGFPLWRGGPMHYAGEVGLFNVVQAMGRFAQNPNDDAKFWQPAPLLARLAAEGKQFS from the coding sequence ATGACTGCTGAATACAAAGTGGACGGTGCCATCGCCGTTATTACCTTGAACAACCCGCCGGTCAATGGCCTGGGGCTGTCCACACGCCGCGGCATTGTGGATGGTCTGAACAAGGCCCTGGCAGATGCAGCGGTGAAAGCCATTGTCATCACGGGGGCTGGCAAGGCCTTCTCGGGCGGAGCCGATATCACCGAGTTCGGCAAGGAAGATGCCTACCGCGAGCCGCATCTGATTTCCGTCATCCAGCAGCTGGACCTGTCTACCAAACCTTTGATCGCCGCCATCCACAGCGTCTGTATGGGCGGCGGGCTGGAGCTGGCCCTGGGTTGTCATTACCGCTTTGCTGCGCCCGGCACGGCCGTGGCCCTGCCTGAAGTCAAGCTGGGTCTGTTGCCCGGAGCCGGCGGCACGCAGCGCCTGCCGCGTGCGCTGGGTGTGGAGCCAGCGCTGAACATGATCGTCAGCGGTGAGACCGTGATGAGCGAAATGCTGGCCATGCAGCCGGGCCAGAAGCTGTTCAACAAGATGGCCGCCTCGGCCGAGACCCTGCTGGCCGAGGCCAAGGGTTTTGCGCTGGAGGTCGCCGAGGTGCGCCCCCTGCCACGTGTGCGTGACCTGCCATGCAAACACCCCAAGGGCGATGCCTATTTCGAGTTTGCAGCCACCATGGTGCAGGGCATGTCCAAGAACTTCCCGGCGCCGCTGCGCTGCGTGGAAGCCGTGAAGAACGCCACCACCAAGAAGTTCGACGACGGCATGGTGGCCGAGCGCGAAGCTTTCATGCAGCTGATGATGACGCCCGAGTCCCGAGCGCTGCGCCATCTGTTCATGGCCGAACGGGCTGCGTCAAAAATCGCCGATGTGCCTGGCGATACGCCGGTGCGCGACATCAAGACTGTGGGCGTGATCGGTGCAGGCACCATGGGTGGCGGCATTGCCATGAACTTCCTGAATGCTGGCATCCCCGTCACCATTCTGGAGACCAAGGCCGAGGCGCTGGAGCGCGGCGTGGCCACGATCAAGAAGAATTACGAAGCGCAGGTCAAAAAGGGTAAGCTCAAGGAAGACAAGTATGCCCAGCGCATGGCGCTGCTGAGCACCACGTTGGCTTATGAGGACCTCAAAACCTGCGACCTGATCATCGAAGCTGTGTTTGAAGAGCTGGGCGTCAAGGAGGCTGTGTTCAAGCAGCTGGACGCGGTGGCCAAACCCGGTGCGATTCTGGCGTCCAACACCTCCACGCTGGACGTGGACAAGATTGCCGCCTTCACCAAGCGCCCGCAGGACGTTGTTGGCATGCATTTCTTTAGCCCCGCCAACGTGATGAAGCTGCTGGAAGTGGTGCGAGGCAAGGCCACGGCCAAGGATGTGCTGGCCACGGTGATGAAGGTGGGCAAGAAGATCAAGAAGACGGCGGTGGTCTCGGGCGTGTGCGACGGCTTCATCGGCAACCGCATGATCGAGCAGTACTCGCGCCAAGCCGGTTTTCTGCTGGACGAAGGTGCTTCGCCGCAGCAGGTGGACAAGGCCATTGAAAAATTCGGCTTTGCCATGGGCCCGTTCCGCATGGGCGATCTGGCCGGTAACGACATTGGCTGGGCGATTCGCAAGCGCCGCTACCAGGAAAAGCCAGACATGAAGTACAGCGCCAGCGCAGACCGCCTGTGCGAGCTGGGCCGCTTCGGGCAGAAGACGGGCGCGGGCTGGTACGACTACCTGCCCGGCAAACGCGATGCGCTGGTGTCTGATGTGGTCACCCAGATGATTGATGCGCACCGTAAGAGCCTTGGCATTACGCCGCGCAAGATTTCAGATGAAGAAATCGTGCAGCGACTGGTGTTCGCTCTCGTCAATGAAGGCGCGCACATTCTGGAAGAAGGCATTGCAGGCAAGTCCGGCGATATCGACATGGTCTATCTGACCGGCTACGGATTCCCTCTGTGGCGCGGTGGCCCCATGCATTACGCCGGCGAAGTGGGCCTGTTCAACGTGGTACAGGCCATGGGTCGCTTTGCCCAGAACCCCAATGACGATGCCAAGTTCTGGCAGCCCGCGCCGCTGCTGGCCCGACTGGCTGCAGAAGGCAAGCAGTTCAGCTGA
- a CDS encoding ABC transporter ATP-binding protein codes for MLKINDLHAYYGKSHVLHGVDFQVNAGEIVALLGRNGSGRSTTAKAIMGLVHWEGALDWKGKNLKGKKAYEVAHLGIGYVPESRDVFPNLTVHQNLMLGQKGKSKGSRWGFDDMYNMFPRLKERQYTEAGVMSGGEQQMLTLCRTLMGDPDLIIIDEPTEGLAPKIVELVGEYLKKIKDRGVSVLLIEQKLTIAMNISDRALVMGHGHIVFDGTPDSLRANEKVRKEWLEV; via the coding sequence ATGCTGAAGATTAATGATCTGCATGCCTATTACGGCAAAAGCCATGTGCTGCATGGCGTGGACTTTCAGGTCAATGCGGGTGAAATTGTGGCGCTGCTGGGGCGCAATGGCTCGGGGCGCTCCACGACGGCCAAGGCCATCATGGGTCTGGTGCACTGGGAGGGCGCTCTTGACTGGAAGGGCAAGAATCTCAAAGGCAAAAAAGCCTACGAGGTCGCCCATCTGGGTATTGGCTATGTGCCTGAAAGCCGCGATGTGTTCCCTAACCTGACGGTGCATCAGAACCTGATGCTGGGCCAGAAAGGCAAGAGCAAAGGTAGTCGCTGGGGTTTTGACGACATGTACAACATGTTCCCGCGGCTCAAAGAGCGCCAGTACACCGAGGCGGGCGTGATGTCTGGCGGCGAGCAGCAAATGCTCACGTTGTGCCGCACGCTCATGGGCGACCCCGATCTCATCATCATCGATGAGCCCACGGAAGGTCTGGCTCCAAAAATCGTCGAGCTGGTGGGCGAGTACCTCAAAAAGATCAAGGACCGAGGCGTGTCCGTGCTGCTGATTGAGCAAAAGTTGACCATCGCCATGAATATCTCGGACCGGGCATTGGTCATGGGCCATGGCCATATCGTCTTTGACGGAACCCCGGACAGCCTGCGCGCCAATGAGAAAGTGCGCAAGGAGTGGCTGGAGGTTTGA
- a CDS encoding ABC transporter ATP-binding protein, giving the protein MSSIAIHQPTAQATQSAGKPYALELRDLRKNFGKTEIIRGANLAVNAGERIAIIGPNGAGKSTLFNLISGRFEPSSGNILLHGQRINGQKPFEINRMGLSRSFQITNIFPKLSVFENLRCSVLWSLGYRYSFWRFLSNLHDANERANELMEMIGLHRKRDTLAVNLTYAEQRALEIGITIGGGASVILLDEPTAGMSNSETAHFIQLIKKVTEGKTLLTVEHDMGVVFGLADKIAVVVYGEVIAFDTPQAVRANARVQEAYLGSSVADQQAGGH; this is encoded by the coding sequence ATGTCCAGCATTGCCATTCATCAACCAACTGCGCAAGCAACTCAGTCAGCAGGCAAACCTTATGCGCTGGAGCTGCGCGACCTGCGCAAAAATTTTGGCAAGACTGAAATCATTCGCGGTGCCAATCTGGCCGTGAATGCGGGCGAGCGCATTGCCATCATCGGCCCCAATGGTGCGGGCAAGAGCACGCTGTTCAACCTGATCAGCGGCCGCTTTGAGCCCAGCAGTGGTAACATCTTGCTGCACGGTCAGCGTATCAACGGCCAAAAGCCGTTCGAGATCAACCGCATGGGCCTTTCGCGCAGCTTTCAGATCACCAACATCTTTCCCAAGCTGTCGGTGTTTGAGAACCTGCGCTGCAGCGTGCTCTGGAGTCTGGGCTATCGCTATAGCTTCTGGCGCTTTCTCTCCAATCTGCATGACGCCAACGAGCGCGCTAATGAGCTGATGGAGATGATTGGCCTGCACCGCAAGCGCGACACGCTGGCCGTGAACCTGACCTATGCCGAACAGCGCGCGCTGGAGATCGGCATCACCATCGGCGGCGGTGCCAGCGTCATCTTGCTCGACGAACCCACGGCAGGGATGAGCAACAGCGAAACCGCACATTTCATCCAGCTCATCAAAAAAGTGACGGAAGGCAAAACGCTGCTGACGGTGGAGCACGACATGGGCGTGGTCTTCGGGCTGGCGGACAAGATTGCCGTGGTGGTCTATGGCGAGGTGATTGCCTTTGACACACCACAGGCGGTGCGGGCCAATGCGCGGGTGCAGGAAGCCTATTTGGGTTCTTCCGTGGCAGATCAACAGGCGGGAGGGCATTGA
- a CDS encoding branched-chain amino acid ABC transporter permease — MSSIAKTSMNSSAADKGETQAHYRFKPLNIGRILIWGLFALALIVAPLIFTSSLALTMLSQIGYLIIICLSYNILLGQGGMLSFGHAVYTGLGSFLAIHAMNKAAAGAMPIPLVLIPIVGGIAGMFFAALFGYVTTKKSGTTFAMITMGLGELVASMALMFPEFFGGEGGITTDRVYSKFFGLDFGSGLQVYYLIAAYCFVCTAAMFAFTGTPLGRMLNAVRDNPERVEFVGYNTQRVRYFAFIIAGFFAGIGGGLTAINFEIITAMDSVSVVRSGGYLLFTFLGGATFFFGPIIGAVLLVLASVLLSELTKAWLLYLGLVFLLMVMYAPGGVASLIMMNLRVAKFGHFKRLIKPYLGVLVAGAITLVGAASLIEMIYHMQLNAAMGSMVPFMGTQLDTSVAATWTVAIVIFVVGLGLLETARRFTARRWGQIQEAIEESIKKGEG, encoded by the coding sequence ATGTCTTCAATTGCGAAAACTTCCATGAATTCTTCTGCTGCAGACAAGGGCGAGACGCAGGCTCATTACCGCTTCAAGCCCCTGAATATCGGGCGCATTCTGATCTGGGGCCTGTTTGCGCTGGCCTTGATCGTGGCGCCGCTGATCTTCACCAGCTCGCTGGCGCTGACCATGCTCAGCCAGATTGGCTACCTCATCATCATCTGTCTGTCATACAACATCCTGCTGGGGCAGGGCGGCATGCTGAGCTTTGGGCATGCGGTGTACACGGGCCTGGGCTCGTTTCTGGCCATTCACGCCATGAACAAGGCCGCAGCCGGTGCCATGCCTATTCCGCTGGTGCTTATTCCCATTGTGGGCGGCATTGCGGGCATGTTCTTCGCAGCTCTGTTTGGCTATGTCACCACCAAAAAGTCCGGCACCACCTTTGCCATGATTACCATGGGCTTGGGTGAACTGGTCGCTTCCATGGCGCTGATGTTCCCAGAGTTCTTTGGTGGCGAGGGCGGCATCACTACCGACCGTGTCTACAGCAAGTTCTTTGGGCTGGACTTTGGCTCGGGTCTGCAGGTTTACTACCTGATTGCGGCCTACTGCTTTGTCTGTACGGCAGCCATGTTCGCTTTCACCGGCACGCCACTGGGCCGCATGCTGAACGCCGTGCGTGACAACCCCGAACGTGTGGAGTTTGTGGGCTACAACACCCAGCGCGTGCGCTACTTCGCTTTCATCATTGCGGGCTTTTTTGCCGGTATTGGTGGCGGGTTGACTGCTATCAATTTCGAGATCATCACGGCCATGGACAGCGTCAGTGTGGTGCGCTCGGGCGGCTATCTGCTCTTCACCTTCCTGGGTGGTGCCACCTTCTTCTTCGGCCCCATCATCGGCGCTGTGCTGCTGGTACTGGCTTCGGTGCTGCTGTCTGAGCTGACCAAGGCCTGGCTGCTGTATCTGGGGTTGGTCTTTTTGCTGATGGTCATGTACGCACCCGGCGGCGTAGCCAGCCTGATCATGATGAATCTGCGCGTTGCCAAGTTCGGCCACTTCAAGCGCCTGATCAAGCCTTATCTGGGCGTACTGGTGGCAGGCGCAATCACGCTGGTTGGCGCGGCTTCGCTGATCGAGATGATCTATCACATGCAGCTCAACGCAGCGATGGGCTCCATGGTTCCATTCATGGGCACGCAGCTGGACACCAGCGTTGCCGCCACCTGGACGGTCGCCATTGTGATTTTTGTAGTGGGGCTGGGCTTGCTGGAGACCGCGCGTCGCTTTACGGCGCGCCGCTGGGGCCAGATCCAGGAAGCGATAGAAGAAAGCATCAAGAAAGGGGAGGGTTGA
- a CDS encoding branched-chain amino acid ABC transporter permease, whose translation MTPEFFTISMLNGVSYGLLLFMLSSGLTLIFSMMGVLNFAHTSFYMLGAYFAYTLSGIVGFWPALLLCPVLVGVLGALFERYCLRRVHKYGHVPELLVTFGLSYLILEVVQLIWGRGTVPYALPTALQGPLFTLYGTQFPKSRSFVMLVAMLMLVAVWLLLTRTRIGLVIQAALKNPDMVEALGHNVPRVFMMVFGGGCALAGLAGVLGGNTYVTEPAMAASVGSIIFVVVVVGGMGSLAGAFVASLLIGVLQTFAVALDWSLAGLFTSMGQTVNESTFGWPVLRLTLSQVAPILPYLFLVLILIFRPKGLLGTRGD comes from the coding sequence ATGACGCCTGAATTTTTCACCATATCCATGCTCAACGGCGTGAGCTACGGGCTGCTGCTCTTCATGCTCAGCTCGGGCCTGACGCTGATTTTCAGCATGATGGGCGTGCTCAATTTCGCCCACACCAGCTTTTATATGCTGGGCGCGTATTTCGCGTACACGCTTAGCGGCATTGTGGGTTTCTGGCCTGCACTGCTTCTGTGCCCCGTGCTGGTAGGCGTGCTGGGCGCTCTGTTTGAGCGCTACTGCCTGCGCCGCGTGCACAAATACGGTCATGTGCCAGAACTGCTGGTGACCTTCGGCCTGTCGTACCTGATTCTGGAAGTGGTGCAACTGATCTGGGGCCGCGGCACCGTGCCTTATGCGCTGCCGACCGCACTGCAAGGCCCGCTGTTCACTCTGTACGGCACGCAGTTCCCCAAGTCACGCTCTTTTGTGATGCTGGTGGCCATGCTGATGTTGGTAGCGGTCTGGCTGCTGCTGACCCGCACCCGTATTGGACTGGTGATTCAGGCTGCACTCAAGAACCCCGACATGGTCGAGGCTCTGGGCCACAACGTCCCCCGCGTTTTCATGATGGTGTTCGGCGGCGGCTGCGCGCTGGCCGGGCTGGCGGGCGTGCTGGGCGGCAACACCTATGTGACCGAGCCTGCCATGGCGGCATCGGTGGGCTCCATCATCTTTGTGGTGGTGGTCGTGGGCGGCATGGGCTCGCTTGCGGGGGCGTTTGTCGCTTCGCTGCTGATTGGCGTGCTGCAGACCTTTGCCGTGGCGTTGGACTGGTCGCTGGCCGGGCTGTTCACCTCCATGGGCCAGACGGTCAATGAGTCCACCTTTGGCTGGCCTGTGCTGAGACTGACACTGTCCCAGGTCGCGCCCATTCTGCCGTACCTGTTCCTGGTGCTGATTCTCATCTTCCGCCCCAAGGGCCTGCTGGGCACGAGAGGAGATTAA